In one Hemitrygon akajei chromosome 3, sHemAka1.3, whole genome shotgun sequence genomic region, the following are encoded:
- the trim59 gene encoding LOW QUALITY PROTEIN: tripartite motif-containing protein 59 (The sequence of the model RefSeq protein was modified relative to this genomic sequence to represent the inferred CDS: inserted 2 bases in 1 codon), whose translation MDNFEEDLTCSICYSIFEDPRVLPCSHTFCRSCLENIIQESRNLSLWYPQIPLKCPTCRSTVDLPPVGTGSLPINFSLMGIIDKYQKEEQSKTPNCPEHNQPLNMFCLLDRKLVCGYCLTVGQHQKHSVDDLQNAYVKEKEKASELVDQLTDERWAELSIFIEKLEHQKLQAEHIIQGEREIVIQYFENLQKNIEAKKLDLLAILNDVNLKITNEYGPVIQKLKKLREEQHNLITSSTSVEEEDPLLYLEKIHILQQKTSTLMKTELPVVHPVNIHPQAEQFLTEKWSKVTVGHITEAPILQAKHLLETQWNKRIAMYVKHTKVFAQRFVITVVLSSLIFFLTQISQNIFKSYCVDALNAAVVSFPQLNTLSDIILEIFARVCFLKATIQHSVQLLINYFANITDXFILFNKY comes from the exons ATGGATAATTTTGAAGAGGACTTAACTTGTTCCATATGTTATTCTATCTTCGAAGATCCTCGTGTGCTGCCTTGTTCTCACACTTTTTGCAGATCTTGTTTGGAGAATATCATTCAGGAATCAAGAAATTTATCTCTTTGGTATCCACAAATCCCACTGAAATGTCCAACTTGTAGAAGTACTGTGGATCTTCCTCCAGTGGGCACTGGCTCTTTACCCATAAACTTTTCACTGATGGGAATCATAGATAAATATCAAAAAGAAGAACAGTCAAAGACACCTAACTGTCCTGAGCACAATCAGCCATTAAACATGTTCTGTCTGTTAGACCGTAAATTGGTGTGCGGTTATTGTTTAACAGTGGGCCAACATCAAAAGCATTCTGTTGATGATCTCCAGAATGCTTATGTTAAAGAGAAGGAGAAAGCTAGCGAACTTGTTGACCAGCTAACTGATGAACGCTGGGCAGAATTATCCATTTTCATTGAAAAATTGGAGCATCAGAAACTGCAAGCTGAACACATCATTCAAGGCGAAAGAGAAATTGTCATTCAGTATTTTGAGAATCTTCAAAAAAATATAGAAGCCAAAAAGCTTGATCTTCTGGCAATTTTAAATGATGTTAATTTAAAAATCACTAATGAATATGGCCCAGTAATACAGAAATTGAAAAAGTTGAGGGAAGAACAGCACAACCTTATAAcatccagcacatctgtagaagaagAGGACCCCTTGTTGTACCTTGAGAAAATTCACATATTACAGCAGAAGACAAGTACATTAATGAAAACAGAGCTTCCAGTTGTTCACCCAGTGAATATACATCCACAAGCAGAACAATTTCTTACTGAGAAATGGTCAAAGGTCACAGTTGGGCACATTACAGAAGCACCAATTCTGCAAGCAAAGCATTTATTGGAAACTCAATGGAATAAACGTATTGCTATGTATGTTAAGCACACAAAAGTATTTGCTCAAAGATTTGTGATCACAGTTGTGCTTTCATCCCTGATATTCTTCTTAACCCAAATCTCTCAGAACATTTTCAAGAGTTACTGTGTTGATGCCTTAAATGCTGCAGTTGTCAGTTTCCCACAGCTGAACACATTAAGTGATATCATACTAGAAATTTTTGCCAGGGTTTGTTTTTTGAAGGCTACCATACAACATTCTGTGCAACTACTCATTAATTACTTTGCAAATATAACaga tttcattttatttaataAATATTAG